From the genome of Triticum aestivum cultivar Chinese Spring chromosome 3B, IWGSC CS RefSeq v2.1, whole genome shotgun sequence, one region includes:
- the LOC123070708 gene encoding ATP-dependent RNA helicase laf-1 isoform X1: protein MVQSTCLLPHRGALKMAATGEAVATVLTMAVATVTAALSAGSTTLAAAITPSCSTTPRPRPTPTTVAPQGGVRVTMASAGKAATTYQQGGYNSGRGSGRYQERQDGYNGERWDQQGGYYQERRDACNGDRREQGRYNGGGRGNGGYQERRDAYNGNRQEQGRYNGGRSNGYQQHQDGYNGYRGGYYNSGRGNGGYHQGGNYRQRQAPKPKEEDKVVITEADFPALGGASQAQSQA from the coding sequence ATGGTTCAGAGTACGTGCCTCCTACCCCACCGAGGCGCCCTCAAAATGGCGGCTACAGGGGAGGCCGTGGCAACGGTGCTTACAATGGCTGTAGCAACCGTGACAGCAGCTCTGAGTGCCGGGTCTACAACGCTGGCCGCGGCCATAACTCCATCGTGTTCCACAACGCCGAGGCCAAGGCCAACGCCAACGACAGTGGCGCCCCAAGGAGGGGTGAGGGTTACAATGGCGAGCGCCGGCAAGGCGGCTACCACTTACCAGCAAGGTGGGTACAATAGCGGCAGGGGCAGCGGCAGGTACCAGGAGCGCCAGGATGGGTACAATGGCGAGCGCTGGGATCAGCAGGGTGGGTACTACCAGGAGCGCAGGGATGCCTGCAATGGCGACCGCCGGGAGCAAGGCAGGTACAATGGTGGTGGCCGGGGCAATGGTGGTTACCAGGAGCGCAGGGATGCCTACAATGGCAACCGCCAGGAGCAAGGCCGGTACAATGGTGGCCGGAGCAACGGTTACCAGCAGCACCAGGATGGCTACAATGGTTACCGGGGTGGGTACTACAACAGTGGGCGGGGCAATGGCGGATACCACCAGGGCGGCAACTACCGGCAGAGGCAAGCTCCCAAGCCAAAGGAGGAGGATAAAGTGGTGATCACAGAGGCCGACTTCCCAGCTCTAGGTGGCGCATCTCAGGCGCAGTCCCAGGCCTAG
- the LOC123070708 gene encoding RGG repeats nuclear RNA binding protein A isoform X2 produces MQEKKKSQEASKPEERRAAAVDFEGLQLLEKKKIEHDAKLKAENVRKAKEAAAKEAKPLKAISIQEYLKPEDGSEYVPPTPPRRPQNGGYRGGRGNGAYNGCSNRDSSSECRVYNAGRGHNSIVFHNAEAKANANDSGAPRRGEGYNGERRQGGYHLPARWVQ; encoded by the exons ATGCAAGAAAAGAAGAAGTCCCAGGAGGCCTCTAAACCTGAGGAGAGGAGGGCTGCTGCTGTAGATTTTGAGGGTCTCCAGCTCTTAGAGAAGAAGAAGATTGAGCATGATGCTAAATTGAAGGCGGAAAATGTTCGCAAGGCAAAGGAGGCTGCTGCAAAGGAAGCCAAGCCTCTCAAG GCTATCAGCATCCAGGAGTACCTGAAGCCAGAGGATGGTTCAGAGTACGTGCCTCCTACCCCACCGAGGCGCCCTCAAAATGGCGGCTACAGGGGAGGCCGTGGCAACGGTGCTTACAATGGCTGTAGCAACCGTGACAGCAGCTCTGAGTGCCGGGTCTACAACGCTGGCCGCGGCCATAACTCCATCGTGTTCCACAACGCCGAGGCCAAGGCCAACGCCAACGACAGTGGCGCCCCAAGGAGGGGTGAGGGTTACAATGGCGAGCGCCGGCAAGGCGGCTACCACTTACCAGCAAGGTGGGTACAATAG